CTTTGTGGACCCGGTGACGGCGCGGAAAGCCGCCGCGGTGCGCGCGTCGTCGCCCGTGTCGACAAGGAGACCCGTGTCGCCGGACGGCGTGTAGGACGACATCCGGCGCCGGCGCAGCTCGACGTTCAGCCCGAGGTCGGCCGCGATCTTCCGCGGCAGCAGGCTCACCAGGTAGGAGTAGCGCGACAGGCGCACGTCGACGCCGTCGAACGCGCGGAACGACACCGCCGCTCCCCCGATCTCGCCGCGCCGTTCCAGCACCAGCACCGAGCACCCGGCCCGGGTCAGGTAGGCCGCCGCGACCAGGCCGTTGTGGCCGCCGCCCACGATCACCGCGTCGTACTTCCCGCCACCGTTCATGCCGCCGAGGCTAGGGGTATTTCGCGGGGCCCGTTAATTCGGTTGCGCGAGGCCCGCACGCCCCGGCATGCTGCTGGCGAACCGGCGGGGTGCCGGTGGCCGACGGAAGCGAAGGAGGTGCGTCATGGCGAATGTCCGGGCGCTGACCTGCCCACTTCCGTCCGCCCCTCTCGGCTAGAGCCTGCGTGCTCGCCCGGTGGGGCACCCCGATCGAGGAGAACCCACCAGTGCGCGAGCACGACTACGAAGACCTTCACGCGTCCGATTTCGAGCGTCCCCGTCGCGGGCGGAGCTTCGGCGACGAACCCGAGCCGACCCGCCGGGGCCGGCTCACCGAGGGCGAGCGCATCCGGCTCGCCCAGGCACGCGACGACGCCTACACCGAGACCGACCTCCCGGACGGCGCCGATCGCTGGACCAACTGGGACGACGCCGACCAAGGCCCCCACCCGAGGCCCGACTGGGTGATCACGGAGCTCGCCGCCGTCGACACCGACCTCGGTGTGCTCAAAACCGGCAAGGAGGCCGACGTCCACCTCCTGCGCCGCAACCTGCCCGAAACGGACGGCGTGCTCCTGGCCGCCAAGCGCTACCGCAGCGACGAGCACCGGCTGTTCCACCGCGACGCCGGGTACCTCGAAGGCCGGCGCATGCGGCGCTCACGCGAGATGCGGGCCATGGCGGGCCGCACCTCCTTCGGGCGCAACCTGATCGCCGAGCAGTGGGCGGTCGCGGAGTTCGACGCGCTGAGTCGCTTGTGGACGATCGGGGCACCCGTGCCCTACCCCGTGCAGCGCCACGGGACCGAGCTGCTGCTGGAGTTCCTCGGCGAGCCCGACGGCACGGCCGCGCCCCGGCTGGCGCAGCTGCGCCCGGAGCACGACGAGCTGACCGAACTGTGGGAACAGGCCGTGTCGGCACTGGAACTGCTCGCCACGCAACGGCTCGTGCACGGCGACTTGTCCGCGTACAACCTCCTGGTGCACGAAGGGCACCTGATGGTG
The sequence above is a segment of the Amycolatopsis sp. 2-15 genome. Coding sequences within it:
- a CDS encoding serine protein kinase RIO — translated: MREHDYEDLHASDFERPRRGRSFGDEPEPTRRGRLTEGERIRLAQARDDAYTETDLPDGADRWTNWDDADQGPHPRPDWVITELAAVDTDLGVLKTGKEADVHLLRRNLPETDGVLLAAKRYRSDEHRLFHRDAGYLEGRRMRRSREMRAMAGRTSFGRNLIAEQWAVAEFDALSRLWTIGAPVPYPVQRHGTELLLEFLGEPDGTAAPRLAQLRPEHDELTELWEQAVSALELLATQRLVHGDLSAYNLLVHEGHLMVIDLPQVVDLVANPRGRDFLERDVRNLAGWFQARGLPERVTNVEDLVAELAYAGGVG